One window from the genome of Ovis canadensis isolate MfBH-ARS-UI-01 breed Bighorn chromosome 21, ARS-UI_OviCan_v2, whole genome shotgun sequence encodes:
- the TMEM258 gene encoding transmembrane protein 258, whose translation MELEAMSRYTSPVNPAVFPHLTVVLLAIGMFFTAWFFVYEVTSTKYTRDIYKELLISLVASLFMGFGVLFLLLWVGIYI comes from the exons ATG GAACTTGAGGCCATGAGCAGATACACCAGCCCCGTGAACCCGGCTGTCTTTCCCCACCTGACCGTTGTGCTGCTGGCCATTGGCATGTTCTTCACCGCCTGGTTCTTCGT TTATGAGGTCACGTCCACCAAGTACACCCGGGATATCTACAAAGAGCTCCTCATCTCCCTGGTGGCCTCACTCTTCATGGGCTTTGGAGTCCTCTTCCTGCTGCTCTGGGTCGGCATCTACATATGA